One segment of Podospora pseudopauciseta strain CBS 411.78 chromosome 5 map unlocalized CBS411.78m_5.2, whole genome shotgun sequence DNA contains the following:
- a CDS encoding uncharacterized protein (COG:S; EggNog:ENOG503NYDD) has translation MKSENSPIETRLGLITGNQLGKASEKCEAAVPSPAIQRSRDRRERFSHIHGLLEQVFDSFPGPNSFPLAACKEITTQLHLDPDSLGLPPALASGLPNLASQLPAAIADIVPAGYSGDWLVKYLALRDVSQFVVAASIQYAAHKETRELRLEPALAHSRNAVLSALDALLLPDTLDLSHQDTAGICVEEFELDALDALFARLVARQAIQRVSDREMVHNMSQVVRNIALQDNPSGQFMPNQRPGLYSVNCPECHIIGASQLNPTDINTPTEHGHVARQLPPKTRCIHCGEAITISREISTVRQTWELLEPLHLDADTVSLQRHLPTQFLLRPPKTQTSGFTSLEYGNTLRIGAGKLGGHEAYGSSHQPKMFLSSPVSIDPIGSLYTGLLSPQSPNHSQSPLPLRHQQSQADNRSKLSDHHDKLDPALLTDRPTFSHDSPIFKRLQHDTYEASSINTPRSFTTSKKPPAGVIADSSSLSSTTLEAQKLEEITLTPLVIQKHQGRGKSSKNINVTLSQSSTLALFWTQLLIHVWDVANTPPTMMRAIQPESTCILAAVARTHLAYVIGTRDQKLTCDDLQLRIVNLVQPTVSVIEYRIPSTLWAKALAIDREENYAVVGFENATVRFFKAKTSEQPREDRLHASSHRDCRGCPSVDTLTFSQDGFTLLASTRSSKTGLVQIFSWRFPFHEFQELAACRYLVPLHESEDNGLSAAIFRPGSDGEGTLVCITTWTQSGTPILIQPQDGHRSEIKVDGPGKSTKLGIRIQGRELVMINDRGYVFQVSNLNPSPIDIRRVAISKGLTAKSELFAMSFVTIADEENVLVAWADLARARGWIKQIPMTGRANFACSDTSGLLSESSSYCAMKEFMGPQVELAAIERTRELPTDTDGGI, from the exons ATGAAGAGCGAAAACAGCCCAATCGAAACAAGATTAGGCTTAATCACCGGTAATCAGCTGGGGAAGGCATCTGAGAAGTGCGAAGCGGCGGTGCCATCCCCAGCGATCCAGCGATCTCGAGACCGCCGTGAGCGTTTTTCTCACATTCACGGTCTCTTGGAGCAGGTTTTCGATAGCTTTCCCGGCCCGAACTCGTTTCCACTCGCAGCTTGCAAGGAGATCACTACCCAGCTCCACCTTGACCCTGACAGCTTGGGTCTCCCCCCTGCATTGGCATCCGGACTACCAAATTTGGCATCGCAGCTG CCCGCTGCTATCGCCGACATTGTGCCAGCAGGCTACTCTGGAGACTGGCTTGTAAAATATCTAGCATTACGAGACGTGTCGCAATTCGTAGTTGCCGCCTCAATCCAATATGCTGCCCACAAGGAGACTCGAGAACTGCGTCTCGAGCCAGCCCTGGCGCATTCCAGAAATGCTGTTCTGAGTGCGCTCGATGCCTTAC TCTTACCCGACACCCTGGACCTATCTCATCAAGACACCGCAGGGATCTGTGTCGAGGAATTCGAACTGGATGCATTGGATGCTCTATTCGCGAGGCTTGTAGCCCGTCAGGCTATTCAACGCGTCAGTGACCGGGAGATGGTCCATAACATGTCTCAGGTTGTCAGAAACATTGCTCTTCAGGACAATCCCAGTGGGCAGTTCATGCCGAATCAGCGGCCTGGTCTGTACTCTGTGAATTGCCCGGAATGTCACATCATAGGTGCATCTCAGTTGAACCCAACGGACATCAATACT CCTACCGAACATGGTCATGTTGCTAGACAGCTTCCACCCAAAACAAGATGCATACACTGCGGAGAAGCCATCACCATTTCACGGGAGATATCAACAGTACGGCAAACTTGGGAACTACTGGAACCACTTCACCTTGATGCTGACACCGTCAGCCTGCAACGTCATTTACCCACACAATTTCTACTACGGCCGCCCAAGACACAGACGAGCGGCTTCACGTCACTAGAATACGGCAATACGCTCCGTATAGGAGCTGGGAAATTGGGCGGACACGAAGCCTATGGCTCTTCGCACCAACCAAAGATGTTTCTTTCCAGCCCTGTATCCATAGATCCCATTGGCTCTCTGTATACTGGGCTTCTGTCGCCTCAAAGCCCCAATCACTCCCAAAGCCCATTACCGCTACGTCATCAACAATCACAAGCAGACAACAGAAGCAAACTTTCGGACCATCATGACAAGCTTGATCCAGCCTTGCTAACAGATCGGCCCACCTTCTCCCACGACTCGCCTATATTTAAACGGCTGCAGCATGACACATATGAGGCTTCATCCATAAACACCCCGAGATCT TTTACAACTAGCAAAAAACCACCTGCTGGCGTAATAGCAGACTCGAGTTCCTTGTCTTCGACTACGCTTGAAGCCCAAAAGCTCGAGGAAATCACTCTGACTCCCCTTGTCATCCAGAAACAtcaagggagagggaaatCGTCGAAGAATATCAATGTTACTCTCTCGCAAAGCTCTACCCTCGCTCTATTTTGGACCCAGCTGCTCATACATGTGTGGGATGTTGccaacacccctcccaccatgATGCGGGCCATTCAGCCAGAGAGCACTTGTATCCTGGCAGCCGTCGCCAGGACTCATTTAGCATATGTTATTGGAACAAGAGATCAGAAACTTACG TGTGACGACTTGCAGCTGCGTATTGTGAATCTCGTGCAACCTACCGTCTCAGTTATAGAGTACCGCATCCCATCCACATTATGGGCAAAAGCATTAGCGATTGACCGAGAGGAAAACTATGCGGTGGTTGGTTTTGAGAATGCCACTGTGCGTTTCTTCAAGGCAAAAACATCAGAGCAACCGCGAGAAGACCGTCTACATGCATCATCGCACCGGGATTGCAGGGGATGTCCGTCAGTCGACACCCTGACATTCTCTCAGGATGGGTTCACACTTCTAGCGAGCACAAGAAGTTCGAAAACGGGGCTAGTGCAGATATTTTCTTGGCGATTCCCATTTCACGAGTTCCAAGAGCTGGCAGCCTGCCGATATTTAGTCCCACTTCACGAATCAGAGGACAACGGTTTGTCCGCGGCCATATTTCGACCTGGATCGGATGGCGAGGGGACGTTGGTTTGTATTACGACCTGGACCCAATCCGGCACTCCTATTTTGATACAGCCGCAGGACGGACACAGGAGTGAGATTAAAGTTGACGGGCCTGGTAAATCCACCAAACTAGGAATTAGAATTCAGG GCCGGGAGCTGGTCATGATTAACGACAGAGGTTACGTTTTTCAAGTGTCCAACTTGAATCCCAGTCCCATCGATATCAGAAGAGTAGCTATCTCGAAGGGACTTACAGCAAAAAGTGAATTGTTCGCCATGTCATTTGTGACCATAGCGGACGAGGAAAATGTTCTGGTGGCATGGGCTGATTTGGCGAGAGCTAGGGGCTGGATTAAACAGATACCCATGACAGGGAGG GCAAATTTCGCATGCTCTGATACATCTGGGTTATTATCTGAGTCATCATCATACTGTGCGATGAAGGAATTTATGGGCCCACAGGTTGAGCTTGCTGCTATTGAGAGGACCCGCGAGCTGCCAACGGATACAGACGGTGGAATATAA
- a CDS encoding uncharacterized protein (COG:E; EggNog:ENOG503NXVB), giving the protein MFSYIGMDIVAATAAESRALSDVESMKMAARKINLRVITLYSLAMLTASFVVPMDHPFINGHSTPVGARSIFIIAVVEAGMPKVAHFFSGVFVFSAFTCGVNSMYIVTRVLHTLALCGQTGPEFITRRLRQCRSGVPVRAVLMTGVIMMVAYTGREGSVGAAASYDRDNPRYPYKSHGQWLKACYGLVACVVLILFNGVGAFIEPFSIRKFIAAYISLPVFI; this is encoded by the exons ATGTTCTCTTATATCGGCATGGATATCGTCGCAGCTACAGCAGCAGAGAGCCGAGCATTGAGTGACGTCGAGAGTATGAAAATGGCCGCTCGCAAAATCAACCTTCGTGTCATTACGTTGTATTCGCTGGCCATGCTCACCGCATCGTTTGTTGTCCCCATGGATCACCCTTTCATCAATGGCCACAGTACCCCGGTCGGTGCACGCTCCATTTTCATTATCGCCGTCGTGGAGGCTGGTATGCCCAAAGTTGCCCACTTTTTCAGCGGAGTCTTTGTCTTCTCGGCCTTCACTTGCGGTGTTAACTCTATGTATATCGTGACAAGGGTTTTGCATACCCTGGCTCTTTGCGGTCAGACCGGCCCTGAGTTTATTACGAGACGTCTTCGCCAGTGTCGATCTGGGGTGCCAGTGAGAGCGGTTTTGATGACAGGTGTCATCATGATGGTCGCTTACACGGGCCGTGAAGGCTCAGTTGGGGCA GCAGCGAGCTATGATCGAGACAACCCTCGGTATCCATACAAGTCCCACGGGCAATGGCTCAAAGCTTGCTATGGGTTAGTTGCTTGTGTCGTTCTTATCCTCTTCAACGGGGTAGGCGCCTTTATTGAGCCCTTCAGCATTCGCAAGTTCATTGCTGCTTATATTAGT CTTCCGGTGTTCATTTGA
- the KGD2 gene encoding 2-oxoglutarate dehydrogenase complex E2 component (BUSCO:EOG09263I7I; COG:C; EggNog:ENOG503NX9F), which produces MVYRGLRLAARAAPKFALYNNNTALRQLPLQFQHVRTYADKIVKVPQMAESISEGTLKQWNKSVGDFVEQDEEIATIETDKIDVAVNAPEAGVIKEFLANEEDTVVVGQDLVRIELGGAPSGDKPAAEPKESAPEKKAEPEKAPEPKQEESKPDASAPAPPKQETPEPKSKPAPVAAPEKPATLGNREEKRVKMNRMRLRIAERLKQSQNTAASLTTFNEVDMSALMEFRNKYKEEVLKKTGVKLGFMSAFSRAAVLAMRDIPAVNASIEGPNGGDTIVYRDYVDISVAVATEKGLVTPVVRNAEAMDLVGIERSIAELGKKARDGKLTIEDMAGGTFTISNGGVFGSLMGTPIINLPQSAVLGLHATKERPVVVNGKIEIRPMMYLALTYDHRLLDGREAVQFLVKVKEYIEDPRKMLL; this is translated from the exons ATGGTGTACAGAGGTCTCCGACTTGCGGCTCGCGCTGCTCCCAAATTTGCGCTCTACAACAACAATACAGCCCTGCGACAACTGCCCCTGCAGTTCCAACATGTGCGGACATATGCTGACAAGATCGTCAAGGTGCCGCAAATGGCCGAGTCGATCAGCGAGGGTACTCTGAAGCAGTGGAACAAGTCAGTTGGTGACTTTGTTgagcaggatgaggagattgcGACCATTGAGACCGACAAG ATTGATGTTGCTGTCAATGCTCCTGAGGCCGGTGTCATCAAGGAGTTCCTCGCCAACGAGGAGGATACCGTCGTTGTTGGCCAGGATCTCGTGCGTATCGAGCTTGGAGGTGCGCCGTCGGGCGACAAGCCTGCCGCTGAGCCCAAGGAATCGGCTCCcgaaaagaaggccgagCCTGAGAAGGCTCCCGAGCccaagcaggaggagagcaagCCTGATGCCtctgcccctgccccccctAAACAGGAGACACCAGAACCCAAGAGCAAGCCCGCTCCAGTGGCCGCCCCTGAGAAGCCCGCCACTCTGGGCAACcgcgaggagaagagg GTCAAGATGAACCGGATGCGTCTTCGCATTGCCGAGCGCTTGAAGCAGTCTCAAAACACCGCCGCTTCTCTGACCACATTCAACGAGGTCGACATGTCAGCTCTGATGGAATTCCGCAACAAGTACAAGGAGGAGGTTCTCAAGAAGACTGGTGTCAAACTTGGCTTCATGAGCGCTTTCTCGCGTGCTGCCGTACTTGCCATGCGCGATATTCCTGCCGTCAACGCCTCGATTGAAGGTCCCAATGGCGGTGATACCATCGTCTACAGGGACTACGTCGACATCAGCGTTGCTGTTGCTACTGAGAAGGGTCTCGTTACCCCTGTTGTCCGCAACGCTGAGGCTATGGATCTTGTTGGCATCGAGAGGTCCATCGCTGAGCTGGGCAAGAAG GCTCGCGACGGCAAGCTCACTATTGAGGACATGGCTGGCGGTACCTTCACCATCAGCAACGGTGGTGTCTTCGGTTCCCTCATGGgcacccccatcatcaaccttcCCCAAAGCGCCGTGCTTGGTCTTCATGCCACTAAGGAGCGCCCAGTTGTCGTCAATGGCAAGATTGAGATCCGTCCCATGATGTACCTGGCACTTACCTATGACCATCGTCTTCTTGACGGCAGAGAGGCCGTGCAGTTCTTGGTCAAGGTAAAGGAGTACATTGAGGATCCCCGTAAGATGCTTTTGTAG
- a CDS encoding uncharacterized protein (EggNog:ENOG503P6ZX; COG:C) gives MSSRMAALSLYRRSLKLALDWSVHRDVWRGQALYIRSLFEQNRAVTDPRLQRALLKETEKLLEKWKHPDPYIPPTAPGGSKYERNLPVPNLDPPPPLKF, from the exons ATGTCCTCCCGGATGGCGGCATT GTCGCTTTATCGCCGCTCTTTGAAGCTCGCGCTCGACTGGTCGGTACACCGTGATGTCTGGCGCGGCCAGGCGCTCTACATCCGCTCCCTGTTTGAGCAGAACCGGGCTGTCACCGACCCCAGACTACAGCGT GCGCTGTTGAAAGAGACAGAgaagttgttggagaagTGGAAGCACCCCGACCCTTATATCCCCCCAACGGCCCCCGGAG GATCCAAGTACGAGAGAAACTTGCCAGTCCCCAACCTCGATC CTCCCCCGCCGCTCAAGTTCTGA
- the HTA1 gene encoding histone H2A (COG:B; EggNog:ENOG503P2TD), whose protein sequence is MTGGGKSGGKASSGKNAQSRSSKAGLAFPVGRVHRLLRKGNYAQRVGAGAPVYLAAVLEYLAAEILELAGNAARDNKKTRIIPRHLQLAIRNDEELNKLLGHVTIAQGGVLPNIHQNLLPKKTGTKPGKNASQEL, encoded by the exons ATGACTGGCGGCGGCAAGTCCGGTGGCAAGGCGAGCAGCGGCAAGAACGCGCAATC TCGTTCTTCCAAGGCTGGTTTGGCTTTCCCCGTCGGCCGTGTTCACCGTCTTCTCCGCAAGGGCAACTACGCTCAGCGTGTCGGTGCCGGTGCTCCCGTCTACCTCGCCGCTGTTCTTGAGTACCTCGCTGCCGAAATCCTCGAGTTGGCTGGCAACGCCGCTCGTGACAACAAGAAGACCCGTATCATCCCCCGTCATCTCCAGCTCGCCATCCGCAACGATGAGGAGTTGAACAAGCTCCTTGGGCACGTCACCATTGCCCAGGGTGGTGTCCTTCCCAACATTCACCAGA ACCTTCTTCCCAAGAAGACTGGCACCAAGCCCGGAAAGAACGCCTCGCAAGAGCTGTAA